The nucleotide sequence CTGTGGGTGATACGAGGATGTGGTGATTTGCTTgcagaaacagaaaaggaaaaggtttcctgtccctgtgtgcaggacaACTCCAAAGGCCCATTTCAACCTTCCACCCTTGTGTCCAGGCTCACAGAGGACACTGGAAGGGACACTCAGAAATAGTGCAAGGCGTGGTTGCAGGAGGGGATTGGCATTTCTATGAGTAGCCTTAGGCTGAATTTGGCCTCACTTTCCCAGCAAAACATTGCAAGCTTCAGGTCAGAATGTGGCTTGGCagtgctccaacagcctctgctGAACCTCATGTGTGGGGGGAGCCCCTACCTACAAGAACTgctccctgtggcactgcaaggACACGCACAGAGTGCCCTTGAGCTCAggccctggcagcacagcttGGCCTTGTcaggcacccagccctgccttgaGCCTCCAGGGTAGAAATGCTTTTAGCATTTGGCATTTTTAGACGAGCTCTACAGGTGCACCAGAAACTCAATgtcctccctcccagcacatCGAGCCAGCTGAGGACCTGCCCAGTGACCGCAGCCAGGGGTAGAGTgggtgggaggaggaagagggggaggaggatgaggaggaagaagaggaggaaaatgaggTTTTCACCTATCACTTACCATTGgctcaatgaaaaaaatgtcatcagAGAACAGCTCGGGGTCTTGGTGCAACTTTGCCTTCTCCCCCAGGAGCCTCAGGAGGGCAGTGTGATCTTCACAAgagcccttctccttccctgtttctttcccctccattaatttttccagccacagctctctcCGTGTCCACAGGAATCGacgctgcctgcagccacaggagagaCAAAGCCAGCACTGTTTAATAAGCCACAGATTGGCAGAGAGAAGTGTGAgtgcaggagagcaaagcacctggggaggagcagcagtgtgagaGATGAGTAATGCGATGATTTATCAAAAAGCAGGATGCCCCAAGGCAGGGAATGATTGGCAGCTGACTCCATTGATTCACAATGCTGAACAGTTGCTTTATtaaactatattatattacattgtaCTACACTATATTAAAGAAGCATACTATACTACAAAGAATACTAAAGAAAACTTgtgactgtctccagacagccaggacaaagcttTTTCCAATTGGCCAATGGAAACAAAACAATCCTCAGCAGAATCCAACTGACAAATCACTTCAGGTAAATAATCTTCCTAACACTTTCCACATGATAGagataagaatttttttctttcttttctctgtgcttctccaggaaaagaaaccttgagagagaattatgtctctccatttagagaatgtgaatgccacaatgattgactctcacaattaacaGACAAATACCATGTATAGAAGttaagaaaaaattcttttacCCCCTCAGTTGTTATCAAGGGACAGCCAGGGTTGGGATATGTGGGAGGGTTGGCTTGTCACTACAGTGACatctgacctccaatcaagatttgAGGAAGTaaactccaccactggacagtgaagaaggagtcaaTGGACAgaattttgggaggggctaaagggttaaaaggcaaaacctccATTGTGTGGGAGAGCACATGGTGCAGAAAATCCTTTGCTCCTGGCGCCATAacattttctctattcagtcttctgttgcatttttgataaggtttaataaacctttctaAACGTATGAAAAGGGAGTGGCTATTtctcccaagcagcagctccccagcaagGGCTGACCCCAAGCCATGGGGGTCCCAGATGGATCAGAGGCCAACTTGTTGTTCGCTGGCCCAGCAGGGAGTTTTACTCCACACCTGCTCCACACAAGCTCAGGAGAGgtttccagagccagcagccctCCAGAGAACCTCCTGGCTCAAAGCCTCTGCCACAACTGAGGGAGAATCCACCAGCCACTTCAAGTGGCTTTTCCTaccactgagctgctggggaagcaaATAAAGGTCATGGAGCAGGACTTCCCTGGGAAGATGAGACACAGCTGGGTCACAGCTACGTGCTACCAGCACTGTGAAAAAGCCACATTATATGACTGGCTTTTCGCatatatgaaaataaaacattggTCTGTTCTGTTTCAGTCTCTATGCAATATTGCATAGGGAAATGTAAGATAACAACAATCAGAAATCAATCAGATTATGCACATAACCAATGACACATCTGCAATCATACCGTTATCAGTCACTACAACACTGAACTGTCATCCCAGAGTCTGCGACAGCTGATGAACCTTAAAACAACAGAGAGCTGGAGAACTCATGTCTGGATTCATGTTTCTCCAAACTCCCTTTGAAATCAGGCTCAGCTATCATACACGGTCAAATTGCCAAGAGAAAGGACTTGAATACTTTTTGATGCAGAAAACATCTGGGCTGATTGTCAATCATTCCATTCAAGTAGAGCTAGAACTTGGCCAGAGTTCGAACTCTAATTGATGGACATCACttaacacattttaaaacaagACTCTTAAAAACAGCAAGTATGAATAGGAAACATTAGGATTAAAGATCAATCAAATCATTAAATAAATGAATCCCTCCAAAACTTCTGTCAGGACAGAAATTCTTCAAACACAGCAAATCTCTTGAATTCTCGGCTGAAGTACTCTATAATAACTGAAGAAATAATAActgaagaaaaccagaaaactgGCAATCTGGATTTAAAGGAAACCTAAAAAACATGAgtagttaaaaaagaaaaagacaagatTCTGAAGAGACACGTGTCTTGTAGATGATCACACAAAGACACAGTGAAACACATGAAAGCTGGCGGTAAATATTACAACAATACCTTGATAATAATTCTTATAATAAATTCTGAGAATTCTCACAATATAATCAACATATCAACAGGAAATGTTTGAAGGGGTTATGACAACTTTTTTTAAATACTCATATAGCATTAACAACAATCCTTATTTATCAGTATCACCTATAAAATCCAAAAATAACGAAGGTTACAAACTCAATACCAACAAAATTCTGAATCATTGGAGAATCAGCTGGTGACCCCACAGATAGGATCTGATTGATATTTCTGAAATGCTCTGTCTTCAGAGACATTTCATGTAATTGAATCATTACTAATAATTCTGTCTTTCTATGGTGGTTTCCCTCCCTGAGAGGTATTTTGCACAACAGAAGATTTCCATTTATATCATATAATAAGCCTGATCATCTGGTAAATGCTGTTTCCGTCACTTCTGTGGGACCGGGCTGTTGAGGAGTTCGGTGCGCCTCACACAACATGAGCTGCAGCCGCGAAAAATCTCCAGCTTGAGATTTTGATGGAGGCTGAAACTGTGTGCTGGTTGCCGGGGCTGGCTGCGTGCCCGCTGCCGTGGGACCGGAGCAGGGCCGGTCCCTCGGGCACCCTCTGCACCCAGACCGCGCCCGGTCTCTGCCGGTGCCCTCACGGGAGTGCGAACACCCCCGCCCCGAGCGCGCCTCCCCTGCGCTTCTCTCGGCGCAGGCGCGGTCTGGGGAACGCCCCCTATGCCCGTGACGGACACCGGCGCTGCCCCGGTCCCGTTCTCGCTCCCGTCCCCGCTCGGCCGCGCCCGTGCCGCGTCTGCGCACTGAGGAAAAACCCGCCCCGCTCCGGCTGCCGGGTTTGTGCGTCATCACCCGGCGCCTGCCGCGCTCCGTGGCGGTGGCAGGGACGCTGCAGCCGTCCCGTCCCGTCTGCCTCAGTCCCGCCCGGCGCGGCTGCGGCGGCCCGTGCGCGTTCCCCGGGTGCCGCTGCCCGCCGCCATCGCAGTCGTGCGGGTTCTGCCCTTCGCGCGCGGCTTTGGCACCCCCTGTGTGAAACCGCCGCCGCTGCCATGGCGCATGCGCCCGCCACCGCCGCCAACCCCGCGCCTCCCGCTCTCGcgctccgcccggcccggcccagctcgGCGCTGCCCCCTCAGCCGCCGGCCGTGTCCGGACCGCTGCCGACCGCCCGCTGCTGCGATCGCGGGCACCGCCGTGCGCGCTATCGCCTCCGCCGCTGCTGTGCCTGCGACTGCCCCGCTGCCCCCGTGGGCCCCCGCCGGCCTCCGCAGCCCCCACGGCCGCCTCTGAGGCCCCCCCGGGCTGCTCCCGGCCGGCGCCGCCGTGGCACGGGTTCGCCAGTCGCCGAGAAGCGGCTCTGCCCCGGGTTCCCCGACCCCCTCCGCCCTCCTCCCCCTGAGAGATCTGGGCGTTCTGGGGACCCATGGGACCCTGGGCACTCGGGAGATGATGCCAATTCCTCCCACACCTGTTTGCTAGGGATTGCTTTTGCCCCTCCCTGGTCGGTAAGGGCAACTGCCGCCTGCTGATAGCAGGATGACTTCCCCAATCCTCGAGAGAATACTGCTGCCTGCTGATAGCTGGCAGCTCCCGCGGAATTCCATGAAATTGCCTCTAACATTACCCTTGCTGGGGATAAAAGCTTCACGGCCGTTTTATCTTTTTTCAGAGATTTTCACAGGGTGTGGGGCTGCCACGCCCTGTAGGGCTAACAAGATGCAGGGTTGTTCCTGGGAGCATGTCCCCCCCATGTTCTCAATTTTGACCTTTCTTACCAAAGGCTGAATCATCTGCAAGGTCAGTCCGGAGTTTGCCCTGGTCACTGTCCAGCAGCTCGCAGGTGAGGGTTTCCAGGGGTGCTTCTGGTCCTCTCCGGGTCAAGGTTGAAATGAATCTTCTCAGCAGAGGTCAAGATGTTCTTTCTGGATTTTTCCCTTGAGAGtgcctgttttctttccttctcgGGCTGGGTTTCAGTGGATGATGGCTGTGGTGTGGCTGCTTGCCAAGAGCCCACCTGGGTGCCCTCTTGGAGCCCACCAGGGATGCCAATGTCTCAGGGTCTcttgctgctcagagtgaccccaagaaaaGTTCAAAGTCTCTTTTGCCAGCCCAgcgcttgaagaaggagtcagggctctttaTTTCTCAgcctcaaggttgtttattttatcttatctataaaaaattttctcctacCCTGCCGAGGTCAGCTCAGCAGGACAGTctgaggcactctgcctgcccccagggcggtgttatgtctttatactaaaaactacgtgtacaatatttacaattactttccaatacccatcacctatgttagagAGTGAGCTTCTACTGTAAACCAATCagtaagtgccaacatcacagcagaagatggaggccgagaagaagaagaaggagaaaggctggacacacccagttccctccatcttgcctcctgaacccccataccaaaaaccccaaaatctacttttccaccccgtgataacttcactaatatTCTACCTAAAATGTTGTGGCCTGctgatcttcatataaggttggtaatttgctccacaggTCATAATCAAATGCACTGGTGTTTTGGGCTCCGTGCCAGGGCTTTTGAGCCCCCTGGCATGTGTCCTGGCCATCCTggactgccagagggatgttctgggttCCCACAGGTCTCCTCTTAGGTCTTCTAcaggttggttttttgtttcctctcctTCTGCTTGTGCTGGGAAAAACCCTCTGCTGGGACATCTCTGCACCCTGGCATCCTGGGCATCTGCATAGGGATGGGCAATGTAACAAAGGACTGGCTGGAGGCCtttgaaaatgggaatttatgGACAGGTGGGATTGCTCAATCTGACTGCACTGGGCCCTcatgcaggacagagctctggaTCTCCTTCCTGCTTGGCAGGGTTCCGTTTCCAGGTAGTGTGGGCAAGGACTGGCactcacctgcacagaaaggcTTCTGACTTTTGTCCCTGTAGCTAAACCCAGGGTGAGATTCCTTCTTTAGTGctcaaagaaaggaaaggaaatccCAGAAGGGATGTGCTGTGTCTTTGAAGCCATTACCAACTGTGAGGAACACCCCTGCTAGAGTAGAACATGTCCCTCTGACCAAACTGATCccagcccaaaggccaggccttCTGCTGGGCTCTGGAAGGGGTTCTGCAGGCAATGTGCTCAGGGCAGAGATCTCCACTGGCCTCACTTCTCCCAGGGATAacacatcccatcccatcccatcccaagggTTCCCAGGATGGCCACAGACGCAAGCAATGGAATCCAGCACACTTACTTAGCTCTTTGAATAGTGCTTCTACACCTTTCTGAGCCAGACAGCCAGCAGCCACAGACACTGGACATCAGGTgcacatgaaaataaaatcaaagacAGGATATTTAACAAGGACCTTTCCCCAAGGAACTCCAGGACTGCACTGAGCAGGTTCTGGGACAGAACACATcccacagctggcccaggagccccacagcagtgctgggggattCCTGACCCTCGGGCCCACTGAggctctcctgggccagggaGCTGCCTCAGCTGCCACAGCACTCAGGCACCACACAGGTGCCTCAGTCCCACCAGAGCACAGCCACCCACGAGAGGGTGAGACGACTCTGCCTCACACCAGGAGTGGAGAGGAACCTCCCAGGCCCCTTCGCTGTCCCTTGGCACATTCATTTCAGCCTGACCCtcaaagccctgctcagcaatatcCCCCGCTAGAGTAGGATGTGTCTCTGGTCAAAGGAGGTCACCCCTCTGACCAAACTGATCccagcccaaaggccaggccttCTGCTGGGCTCTGGAAGGGGTTGTGCAGGCAAAGTGCTCAGGGGAGAGATCTCCATTGGCCTCACTTCTCTCAGGGATAACACATCCCATCCAAGGTTCCCAAGGATGGGCACAGGCAAGAGCCATGGGATCCATGAGTCCACACTTACTTATGAACACAAATTGGCCTCCTTGGTCATGCTGCCATGAACTCCCTTTTTTTGTGGCCATTAGGTTCAcctgaaaagaaaaggaaaaatgaacaaGCGGAAGCTTCACTACCATATTTCCCCTTaggttttaaaaaatgcatttaagaGCTTTTTTGTGACACAAGGATCCCTCAAAATATACTACTCAAACCTCTGATCTACTCagggttttttaatttactgATTTTCCCTTCCATCACTGTCCAAACAGAATACAGCTCTTTCCAAGATATTCAGTTCTTGCTTGTGGCCGCCCGTATCATTTTCTCTACGTTCACTCTGCAATGCAAGGGAAAAGAGGGGCAAAATCTCTGTGGTGAGCAACATCTCAGCACTAGAGAAGATAAGGCAGTTGATAAGATGTTCTGTTGCACTCCTAGCTGGTCCCTAACCCATCTTGTCTGCCCTGGAGCTCTGAGAATTCTCACAGACACACACTTCATCTTCCTTGGTAAAAATTAAGACCTTCTGCTTTTGCAGAGTGCAGAACCTGGTGTTCAACCCCAGACATATTTTCCTCAGAGGCAAGGGACCATTTTCCATTCCTTCAGACTCAAATCCTGACCAGCTATGAAGAAATCTATGGTGAAAGGACAAGTGACCTTGGCTGGAGTCGACGCAGGAGGTGTCCCGACCAGAGAGTAATTGCCACTGATTCCATGATGCAGAACACATGAAAGACACTTTATTATTTGTGTACAGTATTAAGAAATATACAGTTCATATAGGAACAGTAGTGGACCTAAGACCTGATTGGTCTTAAGGTGAAAACCTCTCACACTATTGATGCACTATGAATAGTACACTCTAGCAAACCATTTTTCTAAACAATGGTTATagaaagagagataataattgtctgatttttttttttctaggattGTTAGGTTCAGTTTGTGAGAAATTGTCTCTGTTCATTCTTTGACTGAACTGAGAATATTTACAGGCTGGCTGCCAAATGTCCATCAAACTTCTCTCACTTCCCCTCCTCAACtggacaggaggaaaaaataaaactgaagagCTCACATAAAGCCTGGGacatccctctgcagctgccaccATGGGCAAACCAGACTCGACTTGGGGTCAATTGCTTTGCCTTCTCAGCAATTCCCAATAGAGCAGCAAGCCGGGTAACAAAGACAAAACTGAAAGCACCTCACTCCCACTCTCCCCTCTCCTGGCTGTGAACACACCTGGTGCGggtggctggggcagctgcagtgccTGATGCAAGCCGAGCTCCAGGTGGGAGCCCGAGACAAGAGCTCATGAACTGCCAACAGAGCCCAACAAAGGGCACCAAGAGTGGTGGCACCGCTGGGGAAGGGGCACCGAGAgacccagcaggagctgagggccCGGGAGGAAGAGCCAGACTCGCGCCTTGGGCATGCAGACTGAGGGGATAAAACTGAGGGGCTTGGAGGAACATCTCAGGCTGTTGGAGGAACATctcaggctgttcctgtgtcACTGCACTGGGATTAAATGGCTTTATGGAATCAGACAGCTGAGACTGCTCTGGGAAACCTGGGCTGGAACCAGGGAGGACACAGGGGCTGGGTGTGGGGAGTCACGCAGGGCCCATTGGGGCactgcagccactgctgtgaagaggctcctcccaaCACTGAACACCTCTGGTGGCTGGAGTGTGATGGCCAGAGAGCCTTGGGAAGGGTGAGACTGGGACGTTTCCTAAATATCCTCTTCTGCACAACTGGCTGCAgaaagcagggctctgctgacCCTTCCAACAAAGCTGCCTGTCCCTTCTGAGCACATccatcagagcagcagggacaaggtGAAGGCAGAAACAGGGACTGCTCAGGAGTGAGGAAAGGTCTGCTCAGGGCACAGCTCgctgctgtgctctgttctCCCTCTTTCTTGTACTCCATTTCCCTGGGCTGTCTGCTCCTTGGgactttctgttttctttggcCACATTCCAGAGAAGGAGGACCTGGACTGAATTAAGGGACCCCTTGCCAAAAGCTGCTGCAGGTCCAGAAAGATTTCCTGGTGTTCAAGGAAGAGGATAGACCCAGGTGAGGAAAAGAGGGGAGGATGAGAAATAGAGAAATGCCAGCAGGGACCCAAGAGAAgtcacagccccagggcccatGGCTGTCCCACGGGTCTAACTGAAGGGATCAGACAGGAAATGCCAGGGATGATTTCCCAGGAATgaaccctgctccagctcctcccactACATTTTGCTGTTTTGCTCTGGTCTGAAAGGCAGGAAAGCATATAAATAGCAAAAAATGCTCAGAGTTTGAGGAGTTTTCTCCTGAAGCAGAGCAATAGCGTGATGGCTTCTCAAACAGGAACAATGAGTAGATGATGTGCACGTGGAGCTGTCCTGGATGTGCCTCTGCCTTTGATCACTGATGAGCACAGACATTAGCTCAGATCACTGCTCATGGAAAGATGGTtgtgcttccagggatgggtcaGCCCACTTCTCACAGACAGAGACACATTGTCCTCTCTTTCTCTCATATTTGGAAGGAGCCCTGACAACTGCTTTAGACAGGAGAATTATTTTACGCAGGGCCAGATCTGCACTCTTGAGCCAAAGCTGAAGCttttaggaggaaaaagaaaaggaagggggaaagacaggagaagggaggagaataaaaaagaaaaggggggcgGGGCAGGGGtaagagaagacagaaaaaatatggaaaaaaaaagaaataaaagaaacaaaaaaagaagaaactctCTCTGCCACATTGTCAGTGATGGCTTTGTTGCCCAGAGACCAAGAGAGTCTGGTCTGCCAACAGATGCCCAATAAATTAGACATTTTGAATTATGCATTGAGTGCAATAAAACATTATTCCTAGCAGGTGAGTTAAATGCAGGAGGATTGTATGAGTGGTGGTGAAATCTCATTATGCTTTTTCTGGCGTGCTAAGGTAACCtatgaatattaaatataaaaattaaaataagttCCAGTCACTCCATGAAATAATTATTCATTCTATATTCAGACTAAAAATTTTTTGGATCAGCCAAgatcaaagaaacaaacaattATCCATAGTGTATTCATGGCAACCAGGCTGTGCCTAGCCAATATGCTacttactttttaattttttcccatttaatgTGCAGCAAGTGTCATGGTAACCATTTTTCCTatcagacaaaaaaacccatgaaATAAATAAGTAAGGCCTGAATTGACCATTTTTTCCTCTATGTAGGAATGA is from Zonotrichia albicollis isolate bZonAlb1 unplaced genomic scaffold, bZonAlb1.hap1 Scaffold_122, whole genome shotgun sequence and encodes:
- the LOC141727396 gene encoding uncharacterized protein LOC141727396 isoform X2, which encodes MGPQNAQISQGEEGGGGRGTRGRAASRRLANPCHGGAGREQPGGASEAAVGAAEAGGGPRGQRGSRRHSSGGGDSAHGGARDRSSGRSAAVRTRPAAEGAAPSWAGPGGAREREARGWRRWRAHAPWQRRRFHTGGAKAAREGQNPHDCDGGGQRHPGNAHGPPQPRRAGLRQTGRDGCSVPATATERGRRRVMTHKPGSRSGAGFSSVRRRGTGAAERGRERERDRGSAGVRHGHRGRSPDRACAERSAGEARSGRGCSHSREGTGRDRARSGCRGCPRDRPCSGPTAAGTQPAPATSTQFQPPSKSQAGDFSRLQLMLYCQFSGFLQLLFLQLL
- the LOC141727396 gene encoding uncharacterized protein LOC141727396 isoform X1 gives rise to the protein MGPQNAQISQGEEGGGGRGTRGRAASRRLANPCHGGAGREQPGGASEAAVGAAEAGGGPRGQRGSRRHSSGGGDSAHGGARDRSSGRSAAVRTRPAAEGAAPSWAGPGGAREREARGWRRWRAHAPWQRRRFHTGGAKAAREGQNPHDCDGGGQRHPGNAHGPPQPRRAGLRQTGRDGCSVPATATERGRRRVMTHKPGSRSGAGFSSVRRRGTGAAERGRERERDRGSAGVRHGHRGRSPDRACAERSAGEARSGRGCSHSREGTGRDRARSGCRGCPRDRPCSGPTAAGTQPAPATSTQFQPPSKSQAGDFSRLQLMLCEAHRTPQQPGPTEVTETAFTR